Proteins found in one Streptococcus mitis genomic segment:
- a CDS encoding Gfo/Idh/MocA family protein — translation MLKLGVIGTGAISHHFIEAAHSSGEYKLVAVYSRKLETAATFASRYQNIQLFDQLEDFFKSSFDVVYIASPNSLHFAQAKAALSAGKHVILEKPAVTQPQEWLDLRHTAEKNCCFIFEAARNYHEKAFTIIKNFLADKQILGADFNYAKYSSKMPNLLTGDTPNVFSDRFAGGALMDLGIYPLYATVRLFGKAKDTTYQAQQLDNSIDLNGDGILLYPDFQVHIKAGKNITSNLPCEIYTTDGTLTLNTIEHVRSAIFTDHQGNQVQLPIRQAPHTMTEEIAAFAHMIQQPDLNLYQTWLEDASSVHKLLYTMRQTAGIRFEAEK, via the coding sequence ATGCTTAAATTAGGCGTCATCGGAACAGGGGCTATCAGCCACCACTTCATAGAAGCAGCCCATTCCAGTGGAGAATACAAGCTGGTCGCAGTCTATTCTAGAAAACTAGAAACTGCGGCAACCTTTGCTTCTCGCTATCAGAATATCCAACTCTTTGATCAATTAGAGGACTTCTTCAAGAGCTCCTTTGATGTTGTCTATATTGCTAGCCCAAACTCCTTGCATTTTGCTCAGGCAAAAGCTGCATTGTCTGCAGGTAAACATGTCATTCTTGAAAAGCCAGCTGTCACTCAGCCACAAGAATGGCTAGATTTGAGACATACAGCTGAGAAAAATTGCTGTTTTATCTTTGAAGCGGCACGAAATTACCACGAGAAAGCTTTTACTATCATCAAAAACTTTTTAGCAGACAAACAAATTTTGGGAGCAGATTTCAACTATGCCAAGTATTCTTCCAAAATGCCTAACTTGTTGACTGGGGATACACCAAATGTCTTCTCAGACCGTTTTGCTGGTGGAGCTCTTATGGATTTAGGGATTTATCCCCTCTACGCTACCGTTCGTCTCTTTGGAAAAGCTAAGGATACGACCTATCAGGCTCAACAGCTTGACAATAGCATTGACCTAAATGGAGACGGAATTCTCCTCTACCCTGACTTTCAAGTTCATATCAAGGCTGGGAAAAACATCACTTCCAATCTTCCTTGCGAGATTTATACGACAGATGGAACCTTGACCCTCAACACCATTGAGCATGTTCGCTCAGCTATTTTTACCGACCATCAAGGCAATCAAGTCCAACTCCCTATCCGACAGGCTCCTCATACGATGACTGAGGAAATCGCTGCATTTGCACACATGATCCAGCAACCAGATCTGAATCTCTACCAAACTTGGCTGGAAGATGCAAGTTCAGTTCATAAGCTACTATATACTATGCGCCAGACTGCTGGCATTAGATTTGAGGCAGAAAAATGA
- a CDS encoding YoaK family protein: MGGKMRLLPIRKISRQSKRLALFLTFCAGYVDAYTFIVRGNTLVAGQTGNVVFLSVELIQNNVSDVRDKVLTLLAFMMGVFLLTVYKEKLRIVKKPILSLIPLAILSIIIGFVPQTVDNIYLVPPLAFCMGLVTTAFGEVSGIAYNNAFMTGNIKRTMLAFGDYFRTKHTPFLREGIIFVSLLSSFVLGVVFSAYLTIFYHEKTILGVPIMMSIFYLSMLFASWRKKVKEKASF, encoded by the coding sequence ATGGGAGGGAAAATGAGGTTATTACCTATAAGAAAAATATCACGTCAGTCTAAGAGGCTAGCGCTTTTTTTGACTTTTTGTGCAGGATATGTAGACGCCTATACTTTTATTGTGCGAGGGAATACTCTTGTAGCTGGACAAACTGGGAATGTCGTCTTTCTTTCAGTAGAATTAATCCAGAATAATGTTTCAGATGTTAGGGACAAGGTTCTCACCTTGCTAGCTTTTATGATGGGTGTCTTTTTATTAACTGTTTATAAGGAAAAATTGAGAATTGTGAAAAAGCCCATTCTGTCACTGATTCCTTTGGCAATCTTATCAATCATTATTGGTTTTGTGCCGCAAACTGTAGATAATATCTATCTAGTACCGCCTTTGGCCTTTTGTATGGGCCTGGTGACAACTGCTTTTGGAGAAGTGTCAGGTATAGCTTATAATAACGCGTTTATGACAGGGAATATTAAACGGACCATGCTGGCTTTTGGAGATTATTTTCGGACCAAGCACACTCCTTTTTTACGTGAAGGGATTATCTTTGTTAGCCTGCTTAGTAGTTTTGTCCTTGGCGTTGTCTTTTCAGCTTATTTGACGATTTTCTATCATGAAAAGACCATTCTTGGTGTTCCTATTATGATGAGCATTTTTTACCTCAGCATGCTTTTTGCCTCGTGGCGGAAAAAAGTAAAAGAAAAAGCTTCATTTTAG
- the rplU gene encoding 50S ribosomal protein L21 — MSTYAIIKTGGKQVKVEVGQAVYVEKLNVEAGQEVTFNEVVLVGGENTVVGTPLVAGATVVGTVEKQGKQKKVVTYKYKPKKGSHRKQGHRQPYTKVVINAINA; from the coding sequence ATGAGCACATACGCAATTATCAAAACTGGCGGAAAACAAGTTAAAGTTGAAGTTGGTCAAGCAGTTTACGTTGAAAAATTGAACGTTGAAGCTGGTCAAGAAGTTACTTTTAACGAAGTTGTTCTTGTTGGTGGTGAAAACACTGTTGTCGGAACTCCACTTGTTGCTGGAGCTACTGTAGTTGGAACTGTTGAAAAACAAGGAAAACAAAAGAAAGTTGTTACTTACAAGTACAAACCTAAAAAAGGTAGCCACCGTAAACAAGGTCACCGTCAACCATATACAAAAGTTGTCATCAACGCAATTAACGCTTAA
- a CDS encoding ribosomal-processing cysteine protease Prp, protein MIQAVFERAEDGELRSAEITGHAESGEYGLDVVCASVSTLAINFINSIEKFAGYEPILELNEDEGGYLMVEIPKDLPSHQREMTQLFFESFFLGMANLSENSSEFVQTRVITEN, encoded by the coding sequence ATGATACAAGCAGTCTTTGAGAGAGCCGAAGATGGCGAGCTGAGGAGTGCGGAAATTACTGGACACGCCGAGAGTGGCGAATACGGCTTAGATGTCGTGTGTGCATCGGTTTCTACGCTTGCCATTAACTTTATCAATTCTATTGAGAAATTTGCAGGCTATGAACCAATCCTAGAATTAAACGAAGATGAAGGTGGCTATCTGATGGTTGAAATACCAAAAGATCTTCCTTCACACCAGAGAGAAATGACCCAGTTATTCTTTGAATCATTTTTCTTAGGTATGGCAAACTTATCGGAGAACTCTTCAGAGTTCGTCCAAACCAGAGTTATCACAGAAAACTAA
- the rpmA gene encoding 50S ribosomal protein L27, which produces MLKMTLSNLQLFAHKKGGGSTSNGRDSQAKRLGAKAADGQTVTGGSILYRQRGTHIYPGVNVGRGGDDTLFAKVEGVVRFERKGRDKKQVSVYPIAK; this is translated from the coding sequence ATGTTAAAAATGACTCTTAGCAACTTGCAACTTTTCGCCCACAAAAAAGGTGGAGGTTCTACATCAAACGGACGTGATTCACAAGCAAAACGTCTTGGAGCTAAAGCAGCTGACGGACAAACTGTAACAGGTGGATCAATCCTTTACCGTCAACGTGGTACACACATCTACCCAGGTGTAAACGTTGGACGTGGTGGAGACGATACTTTGTTCGCTAAAGTTGAAGGCGTAGTACGCTTTGAACGTAAAGGACGCGATAAAAAGCAGGTTTCTGTTTACCCAATCGCTAAATAA
- a CDS encoding LysR family transcriptional regulator — MNIQQLRYVVAIANSGTFREAAEKMYVSQPSLSISVRDLEKELGFKIFRRTSSGTFLTRRGMEFYEKAQELVKGFDIFQNQYANPEEEKDEFSIASQHYDFLPPTITAFSERYPDYKNFRIFESTTVQILDEVAQGHSEIGIIYLNNQNKKGIMQRVEKLGLEVIELIPFHTHIYLREGHPLAQKEELVMEDLADLPTVRFTQEKDEYLYYSENFVDTSASSQMFNVTDRATLNGILERTDAYATGSGFLDSDSVNGITVIRLKDNLDNRMVYVKREEVELSQAGTLFVEVMQEYFNQKRKS; from the coding sequence ATGAACATTCAACAATTACGCTATGTTGTTGCTATTGCCAATAGTGGTACTTTCCGTGAAGCTGCTGAAAAGATGTATGTTAGTCAGCCGAGTCTGTCTATTTCTGTTCGTGATTTGGAAAAAGAGTTGGGCTTTAAGATTTTCCGTCGGACCAGCTCAGGGACTTTCTTGACCCGTCGTGGTATGGAATTCTATGAAAAAGCGCAAGAATTGGTTAAAGGATTTGATATTTTTCAAAATCAGTATGCCAATCCTGAGGAAGAAAAAGATGAATTTTCCATTGCTAGTCAGCACTATGACTTCTTACCACCAACTATTACGGCCTTTTCAGAGCGCTATCCTGATTATAAGAACTTTCGTATTTTTGAATCAACTACTGTTCAAATCTTAGACGAAGTAGCGCAAGGGCATAGTGAGATTGGGATTATCTACCTCAACAATCAAAATAAAAAGGGGATCATGCAACGGGTTGAAAAGCTAGGCCTTGAGGTCATTGAATTGATTCCCTTTCATACCCATATTTATCTCCGTGAGGGGCATCCTTTGGCTCAGAAAGAGGAATTGGTCATGGAGGATTTAGCGGATCTACCAACGGTTCGTTTCACTCAAGAGAAAGACGAGTACCTTTATTATTCAGAGAACTTTGTCGATACCAGTGCTAGCTCACAGATGTTTAATGTGACAGACCGTGCTACCTTGAATGGTATTTTGGAGCGGACGGATGCCTATGCGACAGGTTCTGGATTTTTAGATAGTGATAGTGTTAATGGCATCACAGTTATTCGTCTCAAGGATAATTTGGATAATCGCATGGTTTATGTTAAACGTGAGGAAGTGGAGCTTAGTCAAGCTGGAACTCTTTTCGTAGAAGTCATGCAAGAATATTTTAATCAGAAGAGGAAATCATGA
- the lspA gene encoding signal peptidase II, with amino-acid sequence MKKRGIVAVIVLLLIALDQLVKSYIVQQIPLGEVRSWIPNFVSLTYLQNRGAAFSILQDQQLLFAVITLVVVVGAIWYLHKHMEDSLWMVLGLTLIIAGGLGNFIDRISQGFVVDMFHLDFINFAIFNVADSYLTVGVIILLIAMLKEEINGN; translated from the coding sequence ATGAAAAAAAGAGGAATAGTGGCAGTCATTGTACTGCTTTTGATTGCGCTGGATCAGTTGGTTAAATCCTATATTGTCCAACAGATTCCACTGGGTGAAGTGCGCTCTTGGATTCCCAATTTCGTTAGCTTGACCTACCTGCAAAATAGAGGGGCTGCCTTTTCTATCTTACAAGATCAGCAGTTGTTATTCGCTGTCATTACTCTGGTTGTCGTGGTAGGTGCTATTTGGTATCTACATAAGCACATGGAGGACTCACTCTGGATGGTCTTGGGTTTGACCTTGATTATTGCTGGTGGACTTGGAAATTTTATTGACAGGATCAGTCAGGGATTTGTTGTGGATATGTTTCACTTGGACTTTATCAATTTTGCAATTTTCAATGTGGCAGATAGCTATCTGACTGTTGGAGTGATTATTTTATTGATTGCAATGCTAAAAGAGGAAATAAATGGAAATTAA
- a CDS encoding RluA family pseudouridine synthase, producing the protein MEIKIESGGLRLDKALSDLTELSRSLANEQIKSGQVLVNGQVKKAKYTVQEGDIVTYHVPEPEVLEYVAENLPLEIIYQDEDVAVVNKPQGMVVHPSAGHTSGTLVNALMYHIKDLSGINGVLRPGIVHRIDKDTSGLLMIAKNDETHLALAQELKDKKSLRKYWAIVHGNLPNDRGVIEAPIGRSEKDRKKQAVTAKGKPAVTRFHVLERFGDYSLVELQLETGRTHQIRVHMAYIGHPVAGDEVYGPRKTLKGHGQFLHAKTLGFTHPRTGDTLEFSADIPEIFKETLERLRKQ; encoded by the coding sequence ATGGAAATTAAAATTGAAAGTGGTGGTCTGCGTTTGGATAAGGCTTTGTCGGATTTGACAGAATTATCACGCAGTCTCGCAAATGAACAAATCAAATCAGGCCAGGTCTTGGTTAATGGTCAAGTCAAGAAAGCTAAATACACAGTTCAAGAGGGTGATATTGTCACTTACCATGTACCAGAGCCAGAGGTTTTAGAGTATGTAGCTGAGAATCTTCCACTAGAAATCATCTACCAAGATGAGGATGTGGCCGTCGTTAACAAACCTCAGGGGATGGTTGTGCATCCGAGTGCTGGTCATACTAGTGGAACTCTGGTAAATGCCCTTATGTACCATATTAAGGATTTATCGGGTATCAATGGGGTTCTACGCCCAGGAATTGTTCATCGTATTGATAAGGATACATCAGGCCTTCTCATGATTGCTAAAAATGATGAGACCCACTTGGCACTTGCCCAAGAACTCAAGGATAAAAAGTCTCTCCGCAAATATTGGGCGATTGTTCATGGAAATTTGCCTAATGATCGTGGTGTGATTGAAGCTCCGATTGGTCGTAGTGAAAAAGACCGTAAGAAACAGGCTGTGACTGCTAAAGGTAAGCCTGCAGTGACCCGTTTCCACGTTTTGGAACGTTTTGGTGATTACAGCTTGGTAGAGTTGCAGCTGGAGACAGGACGCACTCATCAAATCCGTGTTCACATGGCTTATATTGGCCATCCAGTCGCTGGTGATGAAGTCTATGGTCCTCGCAAGACTTTGAAAGGACATGGACAATTTCTTCATGCCAAGACTCTAGGCTTTACCCATCCGAGAACAGGTGATACCTTGGAATTTTCAGCAGATATCCCAGAGATTTTTAAGGAAACCTTGGAGAGATTGAGAAAGCAATAA
- the cbpE gene encoding phosphorylcholine esterase CbpE, with amino-acid sequence MKKKLTSLALAGAFLGLSFHGNVQAQESSGNKIHFINVQEGGSDAIILESNGHFAMVDTGEDYDFPDGSDSRYPWREGIETSYKHILTDRVSRHLKELGVQKLDFILVTHTHSDHIGNVDELLRTYPVGRIYMKKYSDSRITTPTHLWDNLYGYDKVLQTAAEKGVSVIQNITQGDAHFQFGDMDIQLYNYENETDSSGELKKIWDDNSNSLISVVKVNGKKIYLGGDLDNAHGAEDKYGPLIGKVDLMKFNHHYDTNKSNTKDFIKNLSPSLIVQTSDSLPWKNGVDSEYVNWLKERGIERINAASKDYDATVFDIRKDGFVNISTSYKPIPSFQAGWHKSAYGNWWYQAPDSTGEYAVGWNEIKGEWYYFNQTGILLQNQWKKWNNRWFYLTDSGASAKNWKKINGSWYYFNKENQMETGWLNTGGQTYYLSNDGDMVTGWRKIDSQWYYFAQSGEMKTGWVKDKETWYYMDSTGIMKTGEIEVAGHYYYLEDSGAMKQGWLKKANDWYFYNVDGARAVGWIKDKDKWYFLKEDGQLLVNGKTPEGYTVDSSGAWLVDIPVEKSSTTRTTSNSEIKESKEVVKKELENKETSQHESVTSSSSSQDLTSSTSQISETSANKSESGQ; translated from the coding sequence ATGAAAAAGAAATTAACTAGTTTAGCACTTGCAGGCGCTTTTTTAGGTTTGTCATTTCATGGGAATGTTCAAGCTCAAGAAAGTTCAGGAAATAAAATCCACTTTATAAATGTTCAGGAAGGTGGTAGTGATGCGATCATTCTTGAAAGTAATGGACATTTTGCCATGGTGGATACAGGAGAAGATTATGATTTTCCAGATGGTAGTGATTCTCGTTATCCATGGAGAGAAGGAATTGAGACATCTTATAAGCATATTTTAACAGATCGCGTTTCGCGACATTTAAAGGAATTGGGTGTCCAAAAACTTGATTTTATTTTGGTGACCCATACCCACAGTGATCATATTGGAAATGTTGATGAATTACTGCGAACCTATCCAGTTGGCCGTATCTACATGAAAAAATACTCTGATAGTCGGATTACAACACCAACTCATCTATGGGATAATCTGTATGGCTATGATAAGGTTTTACAGACTGCTGCAGAAAAAGGTGTTTCAGTTATTCAAAACATCACACAAGGAGATGCTCATTTTCAGTTTGGGGACATGGATATTCAACTCTATAACTATGAGAATGAAACCGATTCATCAGGTGAATTAAAGAAAATTTGGGATGATAATTCCAATTCCTTGATTAGTGTAGTGAAAGTCAATGGCAAGAAAATTTACCTTGGGGGAGATTTGGATAATGCTCACGGAGCAGAAGACAAGTATGGTCCTCTCATTGGAAAAGTTGATTTGATGAAGTTTAATCATCACTATGATACCAATAAATCAAATACCAAGGATTTCATTAAAAATTTGAGTCCGAGTTTGATTGTTCAAACTTCAGATAGTCTACCTTGGAAAAATGGTGTTGATAGTGAGTATGTCAATTGGCTCAAAGAACGAGGAATTGAGAGAATCAACGCAGCCAGCAAAGACTATGATGCAACAGTTTTTGATATTCGAAAAGACGGTTTTGTCAATATTTCAACATCCTACAAACCGATTCCAAGTTTTCAAGCTGGTTGGCATAAGAGTGCATATGGGAACTGGTGGTATCAAGCGCCTGATTCTACAGGAGAATATGCAGTAGGTTGGAATGAAATCAAGGGTGAATGGTATTACTTCAACCAAACGGGTATCTTGTTACAGAATCAATGGAAAAAATGGAACAATCGTTGGTTCTATTTGACAGACTCTGGTGCCTCTGCTAAAAATTGGAAGAAAATCAATGGAAGCTGGTATTATTTCAATAAAGAAAATCAGATGGAGACAGGTTGGCTGAATACTGGAGGACAGACCTATTATCTATCAAATGATGGGGATATGGTAACCGGATGGCGTAAGATTGATAGTCAATGGTATTATTTTGCCCAATCAGGAGAAATGAAAACGGGCTGGGTAAAAGATAAAGAAACCTGGTACTATATGGATTCTACTGGTATCATGAAGACAGGTGAGATAGAAGTTGCTGGTCATTATTACTATCTAGAAGATTCAGGAGCTATGAAGCAAGGTTGGCTTAAAAAGGCAAATGATTGGTACTTCTACAATGTAGACGGTGCACGAGCTGTGGGTTGGATCAAAGACAAGGATAAATGGTACTTCTTGAAAGAAGATGGTCAATTACTTGTGAATGGTAAGACACCAGAAGGCTATACTGTTGATTCAAGTGGAGCCTGGTTAGTGGATATTCCGGTCGAGAAATCTTCTACAACTAGAACTACAAGTAATTCGGAAATAAAAGAATCCAAAGAAGTAGTTAAAAAAGAACTAGAAAATAAAGAAACGAGTCAACACGAAAGTGTTACAAGTTCTTCATCTAGTCAAGATTTGACTTCTTCAACTTCACAAATCTCTGAAACGAGTGCAAACAAATCGGAATCAGGACAATAG
- the proB gene encoding glutamate 5-kinase: protein MKYKRIVFKVGTSSLTNEDGSLSRSKVKAITQQLAMLHEAGHELILVSSGAIAAGFGALGFKKRPTKIADKQASAAVGQGLLLEEYTTNLLLRQIVSAQILLTQDDFVDKRRYKNAHQALSVLLSRGAIPIINENDSVVIDELKVGDNDTLSAQVAAMVQADLLVLLTDVDGLYTGNPNSDPTAKRLERIETINREIIDMAGGAGSSNGTGGMLTKIKAATIATESGVPVYICSSLKSDAMIEAAEETKDGSYFVAQEKGLRTQKQWLAFYAQSQGSIWVDKGAAEALSQHGKSLLLSGIVDAEGAFSYGDIVTVFDKESGKSLGKGRVQFGASALEDMLRSQKAKGVLIHRDDWISITPEIQLLFTEF, encoded by the coding sequence ATGAAATACAAACGGATTGTCTTTAAGGTGGGGACTTCTTCTCTGACAAATGAGGATGGAAGTTTATCACGTAGTAAGGTAAAGGCTATTACCCAGCAGTTGGCTATGCTGCACGAGGCTGGTCATGAATTGATTTTGGTGTCGTCAGGTGCCATTGCTGCTGGTTTTGGGGCCTTAGGATTTAAAAAGCGTCCGACTAAGATTGCTGATAAACAGGCTTCAGCAGCGGTAGGGCAAGGCCTTTTGTTGGAAGAATACACGACCAATCTTCTCTTGCGCCAAATCGTTTCTGCACAAATCTTGCTGACCCAGGATGATTTTGTGGATAAGCGCCGTTATAAAAATGCTCATCAGGCTTTGTCGGTTTTACTTAGCCGTGGCGCGATTCCTATCATCAATGAGAATGACAGTGTCGTTATTGATGAGCTCAAGGTTGGGGACAATGATACTCTGAGTGCACAGGTAGCGGCCATGGTCCAAGCAGACCTTTTGGTCCTCTTGACAGATGTGGACGGTCTTTATACTGGAAATCCTAATTCAGACCCAACAGCCAAACGCTTGGAGCGAATCGAGACCATCAATCGTGAGATTATTGATATGGCCGGTGGAGCTGGTTCGTCTAATGGTACAGGTGGCATGTTAACCAAAATCAAGGCTGCCACCATTGCGACGGAATCAGGAGTTCCTGTTTATATCTGCTCATCCTTGAAGTCAGATGCCATGATTGAGGCAGCTGAGGAGACCAAGGATGGTTCCTACTTTGTTGCTCAAGAGAAGGGACTTCGTACCCAAAAACAATGGCTGGCCTTTTATGCTCAGAGTCAAGGTTCTATTTGGGTTGATAAAGGGGCTGCAGAAGCCCTCTCCCAACATGGAAAGAGTCTTCTTTTATCTGGTATTGTTGACGCAGAAGGAGCATTTTCTTACGGTGATATCGTGACAGTATTTGACAAGGAAAGTGGAAAATCACTTGGAAAAGGACGCGTGCAATTTGGGGCATCTGCTTTGGAGGATATGTTGCGTTCTCAAAAAGCCAAGGGTGTCTTGATTCACCGTGATGACTGGATTTCCATTACTCCTGAAATCCAACTACTCTTTACAGAATTTTAG
- a CDS encoding glutamate-5-semialdehyde dehydrogenase has translation MVSTQEQFEQVQAVKKSINTASEEVKNQALLAMANHLLVATEEILAANALDMEEAKGKISDVMLDRLYLDAGRIEAMATGIREVVALPDPIGEVLETSHLENGLVITKKRVAIGVIGIIYESRPNVTSDAAALALKSGNAVVLRSGKDAYQTAHAIVTALKKGLETTTIHPDVIQLVEDTSRESSYAMMKAKGYLDLLIPRGGAGLINAVVENAIVPVIETGTGIVHVYVDKDADEDKALSIINNAKTSRPSVCNAMEVLLVHEDKAASFLPLLEQVLVENRKEAGLEPIQFRLDEKASQFVSGQAAEAQDFDTEFLDYVLAVKVVSSLEEAVAHIEAHSTHHSDAIVTENAEAAAYFTDQVDSAAVYVNASTRFTDGGQFGLGCEMGISTQKLHARGPMGLKELTSYKYVVTGDGQIRE, from the coding sequence ATGGTAAGTACACAAGAACAATTTGAACAGGTACAGGCTGTTAAAAAATCGATCAACACAGCTAGTGAAGAGGTGAAAAACCAAGCCTTGTTAGCCATGGCTAATCACTTATTAGTAGCTACTGAGGAGATTTTAGCGGCCAATGCCCTCGATATGGAAGAGGCCAAGGGTAAAATCTCAGATGTGATGCTGGATCGTCTTTATTTGGATGCAGGGCGTATAGAAGCAATGGCAACTGGGATTCGTGAAGTGGTTGCTTTACCAGATCCAATCGGTGAAGTTTTAGAAACAAGTCATCTTGAAAATGGTTTGGTTATCACCAAAAAACGTGTGGCTATAGGTGTTATCGGTATTATCTATGAAAGCCGTCCAAATGTGACGTCTGATGCGGCTGCTTTAGCTCTTAAAAGTGGAAATGCGGTTGTTCTTCGTAGTGGGAAGGATGCCTATCAGACAGCCCATGCCATTGTCACAGCCTTGAAGAAGGGCTTGGAAACGACTACTATTCACCCAGATGTGATTCAACTGGTGGAAGATACCAGCCGAGAAAGCAGTTATGCTATGATGAAGGCAAAGGGCTATCTAGATCTTCTCATTCCTCGTGGAGGAGCTGGTTTGATCAATGCAGTGGTTGAGAATGCTATTGTACCTGTTATCGAGACTGGGACTGGGATTGTCCATGTTTATGTGGATAAGGATGCAGATGAAGACAAGGCTCTGTCTATCATCAACAATGCCAAAACCAGTCGTCCTTCTGTATGTAATGCCATGGAGGTATTGCTAGTTCATGAAGACAAGGCAGCAAGCTTCCTTCCTCTCTTGGAGCAAGTGCTGGTTGAGAATCGAAAAGAAGCTGGGTTGGAACCAATTCAATTCCGCTTGGATGAAAAAGCAAGTCAGTTTGTTTCAGGTCAAGCAGCTGAGGCTCAAGACTTTGACACTGAGTTTTTAGACTATGTCCTAGCGGTTAAGGTTGTGAGCAGTTTAGAAGAAGCGGTTGCCCATATTGAAGCCCACAGTACCCATCATTCGGATGCCATTGTGACGGAAAATGCTGAAGCTGCAGCTTACTTTACAGATCAAGTAGACTCTGCAGCTGTCTATGTTAATGCCTCAACTCGTTTCACCGATGGTGGCCAATTTGGACTTGGATGCGAGATGGGGATTTCGACTCAGAAACTGCACGCGCGTGGTCCAATGGGCTTGAAAGAGTTGACCAGCTACAAGTATGTGGTTACTGGTGACGGACAGATAAGGGAGTAA
- the proC gene encoding pyrroline-5-carboxylate reductase yields MKIGFIGLGNMGASLAKAVLQVKTGDDLLLANRSQAKVDAFIANFGGQASSNEEIFAEADVIFLGVKPAQFSELLSQYQTILEKRESLLLISMAAGLTLEKLASLIPSQHRIVRMMPNTSASIGQGVISYALSPNCRAEDSELFCQLLTNAGLLVELGEGLIDAATGLAGCGPAFVYLFIEALADAGVQTGLPRETALKMAAQTVVGAGQLVLESQQHPGVLKDQVCSPGGSTIAGVVSLEAHAFRGTVMDAVGQAYKRTQELGK; encoded by the coding sequence ATGAAGATTGGATTTATCGGTTTGGGGAATATGGGTGCTAGCTTGGCCAAGGCTGTCTTGCAGGTCAAGACAGGTGATGACCTTCTTCTTGCCAATCGTAGTCAAGCTAAGGTGGATGCTTTCATCGCCAACTTTGGTGGTCAGGCTTCCAGTAACGAAGAAATATTTGCAGAAGCAGATGTGATTTTTCTAGGAGTGAAGCCTGCTCAGTTTTCTGAACTGCTTTCTCAATATCAGACCATCCTTGAAAAAAGAGAAAGTCTTCTTTTGATTTCTATGGCAGCTGGATTGACTTTAGAAAAACTAGCAAGTCTTATCCCAAGTCAGCACAGAATTGTTCGTATGATGCCCAATACCTCTGCTTCTATTGGTCAAGGAGTGATTAGTTATGCATTGTCTCCTAATTGCAGGGCTGAGGACAGTGAGCTCTTTTGTCAGCTTTTAACTAACGCTGGTCTCTTGGTTGAACTAGGAGAAGGCTTAATCGATGCGGCGACAGGTCTTGCAGGCTGTGGACCGGCCTTTGTCTATCTCTTTATTGAGGCCTTGGCAGATGCGGGCGTTCAGACGGGATTACCAAGAGAAACGGCATTGAAAATGGCTGCTCAAACTGTGGTAGGAGCTGGGCAATTGGTCCTTGAAAGTCAGCAACATCCTGGAGTATTGAAAGACCAAGTCTGTAGCCCAGGCGGTTCGACTATCGCTGGTGTAGTAAGCCTAGAAGCGCATGCTTTTCGAGGAACAGTCATGGATGCAGTTGGTCAAGCCTACAAACGAACACAAGAATTAGGTAAATAA